A region of Anopheles merus strain MAF chromosome 2R, AmerM5.1, whole genome shotgun sequence DNA encodes the following proteins:
- the LOC121588127 gene encoding neurofilament medium polypeptide isoform X3, giving the protein MPVNSRPPWLKDRLETVNKSVPPAWARKASVTPATDTKESSPSSKATATESSSAKASSPAAATTAVKKPAASSTVPAKENGDTAAKPTTTAKLQSKEIKVPVVVAQKKPVNPPLTKPAEPATGLKNTTPVMTVHREVAKPKPKLPLAREPTPESDDEEVEEEEEVEEEEEEEEEEEGSTEYETETESEEEPAPPVKPAPKKPEPTSTLKRPDDASSQPPPKLPVQLRKVTPTRSPDKSDSESKPSSKSVSEKSSSPEPKPFIRPPLKKVVRPQQDSPPKERSVSPEPAKNFRVQLRKVPSNLKAPRVKEKLPEVQLKKVEKPLLEDIPKKEEAYPHKPSMLKSESSKRIPPPPPMPKSNIPPPPPPPPSLKPPPDFEKKEISDKQKEVLDKLKSHPIINSKSITKVKDQFIFETEKATAHNQLLKQIQGGVQLKPTKCNDRSKPILGGLRKFRRQMTLEEQLAKSESRANLEAPPAEEEELDELDDIDKVRDDLQSTKQMLAHELRNNEALERENKRLQARVQNLEAELSRERWNPLSGEERTTVTGPQSDLIQSLKDEALEAQKQSQQLEEKYQTVAKELATAYKQTEEQKRKIAELERKLQCLTDDDFYLNEHQGITDDRRATESAQKESSPELQPEEEEEEEEEEDEEKKAEKLAKRLNREVNMLQARLTRLKEKQEEKHAERQALKYAMKTNQYALKAEKKKYKKLQKEVEKMAAMMKLEDDDDENAEAKEPPPEEPEDEQEEEEEEEESESEESESESENESENEAEDAPDDKKKINLEPRVKRHEARLASLKKGNYLLQANVDRIKDEISKVREECCTLQTDLDNVIADLG; this is encoded by the exons GTCCCAGCCAAAGAAAATGGTGACACGGCGGCAAAGCCCACAACAACGGCCAAGCTGCAGTCGAAAGAAATTAAGGTGCCTGTGGTAGTGGCACAGAAAAAGCCCGTCAATCCTCCGCTCACCAAACCGGCCGAGCCGGCCACAGGGCTCAAAAACACGACACCCGTCATGACGGTACACCGGGAGGTTGCTAAGCCGAAGCCCAAACTCCCCCTGGCCAGGGAACCAACACCCGAGTCCGACGACGAGGAGGttgaagaggaagaggaggtagaggaagaggaggaggaagaggaggaggaagagggaAGCACGGAGTACGAAACGGAAACGGAATCCGAGGAAGAGCCGGCGCCACCGGTGAAGCCGGCACCGAAGAAGCCCGAACCGACGAGCACACTGAAGCGCCCAGATGACGCATCGTCGCAGCCACCACCGAAGCTGCCGGTGCAGCTGCGCAAAGTGACGCCAACGAGGAGTCCCGACAAGTCGGACAGCGAAAGCAAACCCTCCTCGAAGTCGGTGTCCGAGAAGTCGTCCTCGCCGGAGCCCAAACCATTCATCAGACCGCCGCTGAAGAAGGTGGTGCGGCCGCAGCAAGATTCACCGCCCAAGGAGCGATCGGTATCGCCCGAGCCGGCCAAAAACTTCCGCGTGCAGCTGCGCAAAGTGCCCTCCAACCTGAAGGCGCCGCGCGTCAAGGAGAAGCTGCCCGAGGTGCAGCTGAAAAAGGTGGAGAAGCCGCTGCTGGAGGACATACCGAAGAAGGAGGAAGCCTATCCGCACAAACCGTCGATGCTGAAATCGGAAAGCAGTAAAAGAA ttccgccaccaccaccgatgcCAAAGTCGAACATACCGCCACCGCCTCCACCGCCGCCGAGCTTGAAGCCACCGCCGGACTttgaaaagaaggaaatatCCGACAAACAGAAGGAGGTGCTAGACAAGCTAAA ATCGCATCCGATCATAAACTCCAAATCGATCACCAAGGTCAAGGATCAGTTCATCTTCGAGACGGAAAAGGCTACGGCACACAATCAGCTGCTGAAGCAAATCCAGGGCGGTGTGCAGCTGAAACCGACCAAGTGTAACGATCGCAGCAAACCGATCCTCGGCGGTTTGCGCAAGTTCCGCCGCCAGATGACGCTCGAGGAGCAGCTGGCCAAGTCGGAGTCGCGCGCCAACCTCGAGGCGCCCCCGGCCGAGGAAGAGGAGCTGGACGAGCTGGACGACATCGACAAGGTGCGGGACGATCTGCAGAGCACCAAGCAGATGCTTGCGCACGAGCTGCGCAACAACGAGGCACTGGAGCGCGAAAACAAACGGCTGCAGGCACGGGTACAGAACCTCGAGGCCGAGCTGTCCCGGGAGCGATGGAACCCGCTGAGCGGCGAGGAACGGACCACCGTTACCGGTCCCCAGTCCGATCTAATACAGTCGCTCAAGGACGAAGCACTGGAGGCGCAGAAGCAGTCGCAGCAGCTGGaggaaaaatatcaaaccGTGGCCAAGGAGCTGGCCACGGCCTACAAGCAGACGGAAGAGCAGAAGCGCAAGATCGCCGAACTTGAGCGCAAACTCCAG TGCTTAACGGACGATGACTTCTACTTGAACGAGCATCAG GGCATTACGGACGATCGCAGAGCGACGGAGTCGGCCCAGAAGGAAAGCTCACCGGAGCTGCAGCccgaggaagaggaagaggaggaggaagaggaggacgaggaaAAGAAGGCTGAAAAGCTGGCCAAGCGGTTGAACCGCGAGGTCAACATGCTGCAGGCCCGGCTCACGAGATTGAAGGAGAAGCAGGAGGAAAAGCATGCCGAACGGCAGGCGTTGAAGTATGCCATGAAAACCAACCAGTATGCCCTGAA GGCtgagaagaagaagtataaGAAGCTTCAGAAGGAGGTGGAAAAAATGGCCGCCATGATGAAGCTGgaggatgacgatgatgaaaaTGCCGAAGCCAAGGAACCACCGCCAGAGGAACCGGAAGACGagcaggaagaggaggaagaggaggaggagagtgAATCGgaggaatcggaatcggagaGCGAAAATGAGAGTGAAAATGAAGCAGAG GATGCTCCGGATGATAAGAAGAAGATCAACCTTGAACCACGAGTCAAACGGCACGAGGCACGGCTGGCCTCGCTGAAGAAGGGCAACTACTTGCTGCAGGCCAACGTCGATCGTATTAAGGACGAGATTAGCAAGGTGCGCGAGGAGTGCTGCACGCTGCAGACGGACCTGGACAACGTCATAGCGGACTTGGGCTGA
- the LOC121588127 gene encoding trichohyalin isoform X1 has protein sequence MPVNSRPPWLKDRLETVNKSVPPAWARKASVTPATDTKESSPSSKATATESSSAKASSPAAATTAVKKPAASSTVPAKENGDTAAKPTTTAKLQSKEIKVPVVVAQKKPVNPPLTKPAEPATGLKNTTPVMTVHREVAKPKPKLPLAREPTPESDDEEVEEEEEVEEEEEEEEEEEGSTEYETETESEEEPAPPVKPAPKKPEPTSTLKRPDDASSQPPPKLPVQLRKVTPTRSPDKSDSESKPSSKSVSEKSSSPEPKPFIRPPLKKVVRPQQDSPPKERSVSPEPAKNFRVQLRKVPSNLKAPRVKEKLPEVQLKKVEKPLLEDIPKKEEAYPHKPSMLKSESSKRIPPPPPMPKSNIPPPPPPPPSLKPPPDFEKKEISDKQKEVLDKLKRRPRRRPDWSDMMKEVEQGRKLRHVQCNDRSHPIINSKSITKVKDQFIFETEKATAHNQLLKQIQGGVQLKPTKCNDRSKPILGGLRKFRRQMTLEEQLAKSESRANLEAPPAEEEELDELDDIDKVRDDLQSTKQMLAHELRNNEALERENKRLQARVQNLEAELSRERWNPLSGEERTTVTGPQSDLIQSLKDEALEAQKQSQQLEEKYQTVAKELATAYKQTEEQKRKIAELERKLQCLTDDDFYLNEHQGITDDRRATESAQKESSPELQPEEEEEEEEEEDEEKKAEKLAKRLNREVNMLQARLTRLKEKQEEKHAERQALKYAMKTNQYALKAEKKKYKKLQKEVEKMAAMMKLEDDDDENAEAKEPPPEEPEDEQEEEEEEEESESEESESESENESENEAEDAPDDKKKINLEPRVKRHEARLASLKKGNYLLQANVDRIKDEISKVREECCTLQTDLDNVIADLG, from the exons GTCCCAGCCAAAGAAAATGGTGACACGGCGGCAAAGCCCACAACAACGGCCAAGCTGCAGTCGAAAGAAATTAAGGTGCCTGTGGTAGTGGCACAGAAAAAGCCCGTCAATCCTCCGCTCACCAAACCGGCCGAGCCGGCCACAGGGCTCAAAAACACGACACCCGTCATGACGGTACACCGGGAGGTTGCTAAGCCGAAGCCCAAACTCCCCCTGGCCAGGGAACCAACACCCGAGTCCGACGACGAGGAGGttgaagaggaagaggaggtagaggaagaggaggaggaagaggaggaggaagagggaAGCACGGAGTACGAAACGGAAACGGAATCCGAGGAAGAGCCGGCGCCACCGGTGAAGCCGGCACCGAAGAAGCCCGAACCGACGAGCACACTGAAGCGCCCAGATGACGCATCGTCGCAGCCACCACCGAAGCTGCCGGTGCAGCTGCGCAAAGTGACGCCAACGAGGAGTCCCGACAAGTCGGACAGCGAAAGCAAACCCTCCTCGAAGTCGGTGTCCGAGAAGTCGTCCTCGCCGGAGCCCAAACCATTCATCAGACCGCCGCTGAAGAAGGTGGTGCGGCCGCAGCAAGATTCACCGCCCAAGGAGCGATCGGTATCGCCCGAGCCGGCCAAAAACTTCCGCGTGCAGCTGCGCAAAGTGCCCTCCAACCTGAAGGCGCCGCGCGTCAAGGAGAAGCTGCCCGAGGTGCAGCTGAAAAAGGTGGAGAAGCCGCTGCTGGAGGACATACCGAAGAAGGAGGAAGCCTATCCGCACAAACCGTCGATGCTGAAATCGGAAAGCAGTAAAAGAA ttccgccaccaccaccgatgcCAAAGTCGAACATACCGCCACCGCCTCCACCGCCGCCGAGCTTGAAGCCACCGCCGGACTttgaaaagaaggaaatatCCGACAAACAGAAGGAGGTGCTAGACAAGCTAAA ACGTCGTCCACGTCGACGTCCGGACTGGTCGGACATGATGAAGGAGGTTGAGCAGGGCAGAAAACTGAGACACGTGCAGTGTAATGACAG ATCGCATCCGATCATAAACTCCAAATCGATCACCAAGGTCAAGGATCAGTTCATCTTCGAGACGGAAAAGGCTACGGCACACAATCAGCTGCTGAAGCAAATCCAGGGCGGTGTGCAGCTGAAACCGACCAAGTGTAACGATCGCAGCAAACCGATCCTCGGCGGTTTGCGCAAGTTCCGCCGCCAGATGACGCTCGAGGAGCAGCTGGCCAAGTCGGAGTCGCGCGCCAACCTCGAGGCGCCCCCGGCCGAGGAAGAGGAGCTGGACGAGCTGGACGACATCGACAAGGTGCGGGACGATCTGCAGAGCACCAAGCAGATGCTTGCGCACGAGCTGCGCAACAACGAGGCACTGGAGCGCGAAAACAAACGGCTGCAGGCACGGGTACAGAACCTCGAGGCCGAGCTGTCCCGGGAGCGATGGAACCCGCTGAGCGGCGAGGAACGGACCACCGTTACCGGTCCCCAGTCCGATCTAATACAGTCGCTCAAGGACGAAGCACTGGAGGCGCAGAAGCAGTCGCAGCAGCTGGaggaaaaatatcaaaccGTGGCCAAGGAGCTGGCCACGGCCTACAAGCAGACGGAAGAGCAGAAGCGCAAGATCGCCGAACTTGAGCGCAAACTCCAG TGCTTAACGGACGATGACTTCTACTTGAACGAGCATCAG GGCATTACGGACGATCGCAGAGCGACGGAGTCGGCCCAGAAGGAAAGCTCACCGGAGCTGCAGCccgaggaagaggaagaggaggaggaagaggaggacgaggaaAAGAAGGCTGAAAAGCTGGCCAAGCGGTTGAACCGCGAGGTCAACATGCTGCAGGCCCGGCTCACGAGATTGAAGGAGAAGCAGGAGGAAAAGCATGCCGAACGGCAGGCGTTGAAGTATGCCATGAAAACCAACCAGTATGCCCTGAA GGCtgagaagaagaagtataaGAAGCTTCAGAAGGAGGTGGAAAAAATGGCCGCCATGATGAAGCTGgaggatgacgatgatgaaaaTGCCGAAGCCAAGGAACCACCGCCAGAGGAACCGGAAGACGagcaggaagaggaggaagaggaggaggagagtgAATCGgaggaatcggaatcggagaGCGAAAATGAGAGTGAAAATGAAGCAGAG GATGCTCCGGATGATAAGAAGAAGATCAACCTTGAACCACGAGTCAAACGGCACGAGGCACGGCTGGCCTCGCTGAAGAAGGGCAACTACTTGCTGCAGGCCAACGTCGATCGTATTAAGGACGAGATTAGCAAGGTGCGCGAGGAGTGCTGCACGCTGCAGACGGACCTGGACAACGTCATAGCGGACTTGGGCTGA
- the LOC121588127 gene encoding DNA ligase 1 isoform X2 has product MPVNSRPPWLKDRLETVNKSVPPAWARKASVTPATDTKESSPSSKATATESSSAKASSPAAATTAVKKPAASSTVPAKENGDTAAKPTTTAKLQSKEIKVPVVVAQKKPVNPPLTKPAEPATGLKNTTPVMTVHREVAKPKPKLPLAREPTPESDDEEVEEEEEVEEEEEEEEEEEGSTEYETETESEEEPAPPVKPAPKKPEPTSTLKRPDDASSQPPPKLPVQLRKVTPTRSPDKSDSESKPSSKSVSEKSSSPEPKPFIRPPLKKVVRPQQDSPPKERSVSPEPAKNFRVQLRKVPSNLKAPRVKEKLPEVQLKKVEKPLLEDIPKKEEAYPHKPSMLKSESSKRIPPPPPMPKSNIPPPPPPPPSLKPPPDFEKKEISDKQKEVLDKLKRRPRRRPDWSDMMKEVEQGRKLRHVQCNDRSHPIINSKSITKVKDQFIFETEKATAHNQLLKQIQGGVQLKPTKCNDRSKPILGGLRKFRRQMTLEEQLAKSESRANLEAPPAEEEELDELDDIDKVRDDLQSTKQMLAHELRNNEALERENKRLQARVQNLEAELSRERWNPLSGEERTTVTGPQSDLIQSLKDEALEAQKQSQQLEEKYQTVAKELATAYKQTEEQKRKIAELERKLQGITDDRRATESAQKESSPELQPEEEEEEEEEEDEEKKAEKLAKRLNREVNMLQARLTRLKEKQEEKHAERQALKYAMKTNQYALKAEKKKYKKLQKEVEKMAAMMKLEDDDDENAEAKEPPPEEPEDEQEEEEEEEESESEESESESENESENEAEDAPDDKKKINLEPRVKRHEARLASLKKGNYLLQANVDRIKDEISKVREECCTLQTDLDNVIADLG; this is encoded by the exons GTCCCAGCCAAAGAAAATGGTGACACGGCGGCAAAGCCCACAACAACGGCCAAGCTGCAGTCGAAAGAAATTAAGGTGCCTGTGGTAGTGGCACAGAAAAAGCCCGTCAATCCTCCGCTCACCAAACCGGCCGAGCCGGCCACAGGGCTCAAAAACACGACACCCGTCATGACGGTACACCGGGAGGTTGCTAAGCCGAAGCCCAAACTCCCCCTGGCCAGGGAACCAACACCCGAGTCCGACGACGAGGAGGttgaagaggaagaggaggtagaggaagaggaggaggaagaggaggaggaagagggaAGCACGGAGTACGAAACGGAAACGGAATCCGAGGAAGAGCCGGCGCCACCGGTGAAGCCGGCACCGAAGAAGCCCGAACCGACGAGCACACTGAAGCGCCCAGATGACGCATCGTCGCAGCCACCACCGAAGCTGCCGGTGCAGCTGCGCAAAGTGACGCCAACGAGGAGTCCCGACAAGTCGGACAGCGAAAGCAAACCCTCCTCGAAGTCGGTGTCCGAGAAGTCGTCCTCGCCGGAGCCCAAACCATTCATCAGACCGCCGCTGAAGAAGGTGGTGCGGCCGCAGCAAGATTCACCGCCCAAGGAGCGATCGGTATCGCCCGAGCCGGCCAAAAACTTCCGCGTGCAGCTGCGCAAAGTGCCCTCCAACCTGAAGGCGCCGCGCGTCAAGGAGAAGCTGCCCGAGGTGCAGCTGAAAAAGGTGGAGAAGCCGCTGCTGGAGGACATACCGAAGAAGGAGGAAGCCTATCCGCACAAACCGTCGATGCTGAAATCGGAAAGCAGTAAAAGAA ttccgccaccaccaccgatgcCAAAGTCGAACATACCGCCACCGCCTCCACCGCCGCCGAGCTTGAAGCCACCGCCGGACTttgaaaagaaggaaatatCCGACAAACAGAAGGAGGTGCTAGACAAGCTAAA ACGTCGTCCACGTCGACGTCCGGACTGGTCGGACATGATGAAGGAGGTTGAGCAGGGCAGAAAACTGAGACACGTGCAGTGTAATGACAG ATCGCATCCGATCATAAACTCCAAATCGATCACCAAGGTCAAGGATCAGTTCATCTTCGAGACGGAAAAGGCTACGGCACACAATCAGCTGCTGAAGCAAATCCAGGGCGGTGTGCAGCTGAAACCGACCAAGTGTAACGATCGCAGCAAACCGATCCTCGGCGGTTTGCGCAAGTTCCGCCGCCAGATGACGCTCGAGGAGCAGCTGGCCAAGTCGGAGTCGCGCGCCAACCTCGAGGCGCCCCCGGCCGAGGAAGAGGAGCTGGACGAGCTGGACGACATCGACAAGGTGCGGGACGATCTGCAGAGCACCAAGCAGATGCTTGCGCACGAGCTGCGCAACAACGAGGCACTGGAGCGCGAAAACAAACGGCTGCAGGCACGGGTACAGAACCTCGAGGCCGAGCTGTCCCGGGAGCGATGGAACCCGCTGAGCGGCGAGGAACGGACCACCGTTACCGGTCCCCAGTCCGATCTAATACAGTCGCTCAAGGACGAAGCACTGGAGGCGCAGAAGCAGTCGCAGCAGCTGGaggaaaaatatcaaaccGTGGCCAAGGAGCTGGCCACGGCCTACAAGCAGACGGAAGAGCAGAAGCGCAAGATCGCCGAACTTGAGCGCAAACTCCAG GGCATTACGGACGATCGCAGAGCGACGGAGTCGGCCCAGAAGGAAAGCTCACCGGAGCTGCAGCccgaggaagaggaagaggaggaggaagaggaggacgaggaaAAGAAGGCTGAAAAGCTGGCCAAGCGGTTGAACCGCGAGGTCAACATGCTGCAGGCCCGGCTCACGAGATTGAAGGAGAAGCAGGAGGAAAAGCATGCCGAACGGCAGGCGTTGAAGTATGCCATGAAAACCAACCAGTATGCCCTGAA GGCtgagaagaagaagtataaGAAGCTTCAGAAGGAGGTGGAAAAAATGGCCGCCATGATGAAGCTGgaggatgacgatgatgaaaaTGCCGAAGCCAAGGAACCACCGCCAGAGGAACCGGAAGACGagcaggaagaggaggaagaggaggaggagagtgAATCGgaggaatcggaatcggagaGCGAAAATGAGAGTGAAAATGAAGCAGAG GATGCTCCGGATGATAAGAAGAAGATCAACCTTGAACCACGAGTCAAACGGCACGAGGCACGGCTGGCCTCGCTGAAGAAGGGCAACTACTTGCTGCAGGCCAACGTCGATCGTATTAAGGACGAGATTAGCAAGGTGCGCGAGGAGTGCTGCACGCTGCAGACGGACCTGGACAACGTCATAGCGGACTTGGGCTGA